The Algoriphagus sp. TR-M9 genome has a window encoding:
- a CDS encoding transketolase family protein has product MENTLDLKFNYTEKKDTRSGFGDGFLEAGRKNPNVVGLCADLIGSLKMGAFQKEFPERFFQTGIAEANMMGIAAGMTINGKIPFTGTFANFSTGRVYDQIRQSIAYSGKNVKICASHAGLTLGEDGATHQILEDMGMMKMLPHMTVINPCDYNQTKAATIAIAEYEGPVYLRFGRPSWPIFTDPAQKFEIGKAWKMIEGTDVTIFATGHLVWEAVVAEAMLRAEGISAEVINIHTIKPLDEEAILDSVAKTGCAVCAEEHQYNGGLGDSVAQTLARNNPAPMEYVGVNDSFGESGTPTQLLDKYGLDAANIVAAAKKVLARK; this is encoded by the coding sequence ATGGAAAACACATTGGATTTAAAATTCAACTATACAGAAAAAAAAGATACTCGTTCAGGTTTTGGTGATGGCTTTCTAGAAGCCGGCCGCAAAAACCCGAATGTGGTTGGGCTATGTGCCGATTTGATTGGCTCATTAAAAATGGGTGCTTTTCAAAAGGAATTCCCAGAGAGATTCTTCCAAACGGGAATAGCAGAAGCCAATATGATGGGGATTGCTGCAGGTATGACCATCAATGGCAAAATCCCTTTCACAGGTACTTTCGCAAACTTCTCAACAGGCCGAGTATATGACCAGATTCGTCAGTCTATTGCCTATTCGGGCAAGAACGTCAAAATCTGCGCATCTCATGCAGGATTGACTCTAGGGGAAGACGGTGCTACCCACCAGATCCTGGAAGATATGGGCATGATGAAAATGCTTCCCCATATGACCGTGATTAACCCTTGCGATTATAATCAGACAAAGGCTGCTACTATTGCCATTGCTGAGTATGAGGGACCTGTGTATCTTAGATTTGGACGACCATCCTGGCCGATATTCACTGATCCAGCACAGAAATTTGAGATCGGTAAAGCATGGAAAATGATAGAAGGCACCGATGTGACTATCTTTGCCACAGGACACTTGGTTTGGGAAGCGGTGGTTGCTGAAGCCATGTTGAGAGCTGAGGGCATCTCCGCAGAAGTAATCAACATCCACACCATCAAGCCACTGGACGAAGAGGCAATTCTGGATTCAGTAGCGAAAACCGGATGTGCTGTATGTGCCGAAGAACACCAGTACAATGGTGGCTTAGGTGACTCTGTAGCTCAGACTTTGGCCAGAAACAATCCTGCTCCAATGGAATATGTAGGTGTAAACGACAGCTTCGGTGAGTCCGGCACCCCTACTCAGCTACTAGACAAATACGGACTGGACGCTGCGAATATAGTAGCAGCAGCTAAGAAAGTACTGGCAAGAAAGTAA
- a CDS encoding transketolase: MEKKSIEQLEQIASQVRRDCLRMVHAVQSGHPGASLGCTEFFTALYFDQLNHNSDFKMEGKGEDLFFLSNGHISPVWYSVLSRSGYFSPEEMKTFRKLDSRLQGHPATEEGLPGIRIASGSLGQGLSVAIGAAQAKKIDGDDSTVYVLMGDGEQEEGQIWEAAMYAAHWKVDNLIATIDLNRQQIDGPTEKIMDLIDLRAKYESFGWTVIDTLKGNDMKSVVEGLEKAKSLTGNGKPILNLLHTEMGYGVDFMVGTHKWHGVAPSDEQLADALGQLPETLGDY; encoded by the coding sequence ATGGAAAAAAAATCGATCGAACAACTCGAGCAAATCGCATCTCAGGTGCGCCGGGACTGTCTACGCATGGTTCACGCCGTGCAATCTGGACATCCGGGTGCATCTCTAGGCTGTACAGAGTTTTTTACAGCTCTATACTTTGACCAGCTAAACCACAATTCTGATTTCAAAATGGAAGGAAAAGGTGAAGACCTGTTTTTCCTTTCCAATGGGCATATTTCGCCGGTATGGTATTCCGTATTATCCAGGTCAGGGTACTTTTCTCCAGAAGAAATGAAAACCTTCAGAAAACTGGACTCAAGATTACAGGGACACCCTGCCACAGAAGAAGGCCTTCCAGGCATACGCATCGCTTCCGGTTCTTTGGGACAGGGACTTTCTGTAGCTATAGGAGCAGCGCAGGCCAAAAAGATAGACGGTGATGACAGTACAGTATATGTACTGATGGGAGATGGTGAGCAAGAAGAAGGACAAATCTGGGAAGCAGCGATGTATGCAGCTCACTGGAAAGTGGATAATTTGATAGCCACTATAGATCTCAATAGACAACAAATCGATGGCCCTACAGAGAAGATCATGGATTTGATTGACCTGAGAGCAAAGTATGAATCTTTTGGATGGACTGTGATAGACACCCTGAAAGGAAACGACATGAAGTCCGTAGTAGAAGGTCTGGAAAAGGCTAAGAGCCTAACCGGAAATGGAAAACCGATTTTGAACCTGCTGCATACCGAAATGGGCTATGGAGTGGATTTCATGGTAGGCACACACAAATGGCACGGTGTAGCTCCAAGTGATGAGCAGCTCGCAGATGCTTTGGGACAGCTACCAGAAACCCTTGGTGATTACTAA
- a CDS encoding META domain-containing protein, whose amino-acid sequence MAKNPDPKLRLTNIWKVLKVGNIENPKDYKSGEALAFEFDASAKTYFGNAGCNTIRGAIKENDGERLLLGPGMSTMMACPNMEAENEIKQALEAARSYQIQSNTLSLQDSVGNTLMTFQAID is encoded by the coding sequence GTGGCTAAGAACCCTGACCCAAAATTGCGCCTGACCAACATTTGGAAAGTGCTTAAAGTAGGAAACATTGAAAACCCAAAAGATTACAAGAGTGGTGAGGCATTGGCTTTTGAATTTGATGCTAGCGCAAAGACCTACTTTGGCAATGCAGGCTGCAACACTATCCGGGGAGCAATCAAAGAAAATGATGGGGAACGCCTGCTTCTAGGGCCGGGCATGAGTACCATGATGGCCTGCCCAAACATGGAGGCTGAAAACGAAATTAAGCAGGCTTTAGAAGCCGCTCGTTCTTACCAGATCCAATCAAATACCCTAAGTCTTCAAGACAGCGTAGGAAATACTTTAATGACATTTCAAGCCATTGATTAA
- a CDS encoding fumarylacetoacetate hydrolase family protein: MKIICIGRNYAAHIEELKNETPGDPVVFLKPDTALLKNGMPFFYPDFSKDIHHEGELVLKISKEGKYIQEKFAHRYFEEIGFGVDFTARDLQAQCKAKGLPWEIAKGFNGAAPIGKFRAVSDFEDLGNIDFHLNINGETRQKGNTSLMLFDFGTIIAYVSQFFTLKKGDLIFTGTPAGVGPVQVGDQLEGFIGTEKLLDFEVK; this comes from the coding sequence ATGAAAATTATCTGCATAGGCCGTAATTATGCGGCACATATCGAAGAATTAAAAAATGAAACACCAGGCGATCCAGTGGTGTTTTTGAAGCCTGATACTGCACTGTTGAAAAACGGGATGCCTTTTTTCTATCCTGACTTTTCGAAGGACATTCATCACGAGGGAGAGTTGGTACTGAAAATCAGCAAAGAAGGAAAGTACATTCAAGAGAAATTTGCGCACCGGTATTTTGAAGAAATCGGCTTTGGCGTGGATTTTACAGCCAGAGACCTGCAAGCTCAGTGCAAAGCCAAAGGACTGCCTTGGGAGATTGCCAAGGGCTTCAATGGCGCTGCACCGATTGGGAAATTTAGGGCAGTAAGTGACTTTGAAGACCTTGGAAACATTGATTTTCATTTGAATATCAATGGAGAAACCCGTCAAAAGGGTAACACTTCGCTAATGCTCTTTGATTTTGGAACTATCATAGCGTATGTGTCACAGTTTTTTACCTTGAAAAAAGGTGACCTGATCTTTACCGGGACTCCGGCGGGAGTGGGACCTGTGCAGGTTGGTGACCAGTTGGAAGGATTTATCGGGACAGAAAAGCTGCTGGATTTTGAAGTTAAATAA
- a CDS encoding M23 family metallopeptidase — protein sequence MKLNNLPYSFLLLFLAISTVSLAQEIDHDYFKSPIKPGGRNYLSGNFAELRPNHFHTGLDFKTGGQEGEPILAAADGWVHRIKVSSFGYGNVIYLKHPNGKITLYGHLRNFNQELSAFMRKKMYEAKVNELEVYPEPGELQVKQGERIADSGNTGGSGGPHLHFEIRDSLDRAVDALPFGFEEVLDRTPPTPQSIAIVPLDIDSRVNGKFERLEITPVSSGRNYRLPSTVKITGRVGLEIRSYDQLDGASNRNGYPYFELADSTGTLFKLLVDKVDFNLSRQFLLHTHQNRYTKLYKQENLKFEFLHPNTPTTGHLELAQGVRKDYILTLKDARGNKREIGISLEGEEQSFTANDGVAPSRASIDYLDNILKIQAPISPKGGLAKFFVGTNTFEMLPVYQDANSRTYLWDMDFGIPEKVDICSELLTLGVQAKIPAGKQYAYADENVQIHFGQETVLDDLFLRVSQSGSSSAPTLQINDRSEYLWRSMEISWNLPGYTGPKDRAHAYLVNGNSKSFLGGTWSGNHLNFNSRYFGDFKILEDHAAPSISVVRVNSSDLRFVIRDNLSGIDSFEAYVDGEWVLMRYEHKQAVIWSEKLENKPFKGEVLLKVHDNAGNTAEWKGTIG from the coding sequence TTGAAGTTAAATAACCTACCCTACTCCTTTCTATTACTTTTTCTGGCCATTTCCACAGTTTCCCTGGCACAAGAGATTGATCATGATTACTTCAAATCACCGATCAAACCTGGAGGGAGAAATTACCTCTCTGGAAATTTTGCGGAATTGCGCCCAAACCACTTCCATACCGGGCTGGACTTCAAAACCGGAGGCCAGGAAGGTGAACCCATTCTCGCCGCTGCCGATGGCTGGGTACATAGAATCAAAGTATCCTCTTTCGGGTACGGAAACGTCATTTACCTGAAACACCCAAATGGTAAAATCACCCTCTATGGGCACCTTCGTAACTTTAATCAAGAGCTCAGTGCCTTCATGCGAAAGAAGATGTATGAAGCCAAGGTCAATGAACTGGAAGTGTACCCGGAACCAGGGGAATTACAGGTAAAACAAGGCGAAAGAATTGCTGATAGTGGGAACACCGGAGGTTCTGGAGGCCCCCACCTGCATTTTGAGATTCGGGACAGTTTGGATAGAGCAGTGGATGCACTTCCCTTTGGTTTTGAAGAGGTACTGGACCGCACTCCTCCCACCCCGCAATCCATCGCGATTGTACCGCTGGACATAGACTCCCGGGTAAATGGGAAATTTGAGCGACTGGAAATTACTCCCGTGTCCTCGGGACGAAATTACCGCCTCCCATCCACAGTGAAAATCACAGGGCGAGTAGGCTTAGAAATCCGCAGTTATGATCAACTGGACGGCGCCAGCAATAGAAATGGATATCCCTATTTTGAATTAGCAGATAGTACTGGGACTCTTTTTAAACTGCTGGTCGACAAGGTAGATTTTAACCTAAGCAGGCAGTTTTTACTGCACACTCATCAAAACCGATATACGAAACTGTACAAACAGGAAAACCTAAAATTTGAATTCTTACATCCGAATACACCAACCACGGGACACCTGGAATTGGCCCAGGGAGTGAGAAAAGACTACATACTGACTCTGAAAGATGCCAGGGGAAATAAGCGTGAGATCGGTATTTCCTTAGAGGGAGAAGAGCAGAGTTTTACGGCAAATGATGGCGTGGCACCCTCTAGGGCTAGCATTGACTACCTGGACAATATCCTGAAAATCCAGGCACCCATCAGTCCTAAAGGAGGCTTGGCCAAATTCTTTGTAGGGACCAATACCTTTGAGATGCTACCGGTCTACCAGGATGCAAATAGTAGAACTTACCTATGGGACATGGATTTTGGGATACCGGAGAAAGTGGATATATGTTCGGAGCTATTGACACTTGGGGTTCAGGCAAAGATTCCTGCAGGTAAGCAATATGCCTATGCAGATGAAAATGTGCAGATCCACTTTGGTCAGGAGACAGTCCTGGACGACCTATTCCTACGGGTTTCCCAGTCGGGAAGCTCCTCCGCTCCCACACTCCAAATCAACGATCGCTCGGAATACCTCTGGCGGTCCATGGAGATCAGCTGGAATCTCCCAGGCTACACCGGACCCAAGGATAGAGCTCATGCATATCTGGTCAACGGAAATTCCAAATCCTTTTTAGGTGGGACATGGAGCGGAAATCACCTGAATTTCAACAGCAGGTATTTTGGGGATTTCAAGATTTTGGAAGATCATGCAGCACCTAGTATTTCTGTTGTTCGGGTAAATAGCAGTGATTTACGCTTTGTGATTAGGGATAATTTGTCAGGGATTGATAGCTTTGAAGCTTATGTGGACGGAGAATGGGTTTTGATGCGCTATGAGCATAAGCAGGCCGTGATTTGGTCCGAAAAATTAGAAAATAAGCCTTTCAAAGGAGAAGTTTTGCTAAAAGTTCACGATAATGCTGGCAATACTGCCGAATGGAAGGGAACGATTGGTTAA
- a CDS encoding DUF4377 domain-containing protein, producing the protein MKSIFILLIAVSLGAISCQNENDELVETWFINSAKVDCTGAGPMKCLQIQKGEEIQSGEWMFFYDSIEGFDYVPGHIYQIKVRVSDKEGEIPMDASSKKYELV; encoded by the coding sequence ATGAAGTCAATATTTATTCTATTAATAGCAGTGAGTTTAGGGGCAATTTCCTGTCAAAATGAAAATGATGAACTGGTAGAAACCTGGTTTATAAATAGCGCAAAAGTTGATTGCACGGGGGCTGGCCCCATGAAATGCCTTCAAATACAGAAAGGGGAAGAAATCCAGTCTGGTGAGTGGATGTTTTTTTACGATTCCATTGAAGGGTTTGATTACGTTCCAGGCCATATCTACCAGATCAAAGTCAGAGTATCGGACAAGGAAGGAGAAATCCCAATGGATGCCAGCTCAAAGAAATACGAACTAGTGTAG
- a CDS encoding GNAT family N-acetyltransferase: MLKLTEDLSIIRLKPEDQPELLELMKEIYIPSYKHIWSDNGQWYLEQMYNPQAFQQDLANPNSHYFFIMFEGWKIGILKYDFPESPELINFPNALKLHRLYLSKDFQGRGIAAKLMKWVESVARERGLQYMWLEVMDTQLQAQKFYRKVGFEWIFTYHLDYKKMLTKYRGIQIWRKALN, from the coding sequence ATGCTCAAACTAACTGAAGACCTTAGCATTATCAGGTTAAAACCTGAAGATCAGCCAGAATTATTGGAGCTTATGAAGGAAATATACATTCCTTCTTATAAGCACATTTGGTCTGATAATGGCCAGTGGTATTTGGAGCAGATGTACAATCCTCAGGCATTTCAGCAAGACCTGGCCAATCCAAACAGCCATTACTTTTTCATCATGTTTGAAGGCTGGAAAATAGGCATACTAAAGTATGATTTTCCGGAATCACCAGAATTGATCAATTTCCCAAATGCACTGAAACTTCACAGATTATACCTGAGCAAGGACTTTCAAGGCAGAGGAATAGCTGCCAAACTAATGAAATGGGTAGAGTCCGTCGCCAGAGAAAGAGGCCTGCAATACATGTGGCTAGAAGTGATGGACACCCAGCTTCAGGCACAGAAATTTTACAGAAAAGTCGGCTTTGAGTGGATTTTTACCTACCATCTGGATTATAAAAAAATGCTGACTAAATACAGAGGTATTCAGATCTGGAGGAAAGCTTTGAATTAA
- a CDS encoding SGNH/GDSL hydrolase family protein: protein MKLTLISLALLSIFSCSSTKSMQPDNTPDPMNPEIPDTSNQLTYLALGDSYTIGEGVSESGRYPNQLLARLNAENPKSWAEAKIIAQTGWTVDELDRGINAQSIEGEIYDLVTLSIGVNNQYRGLAVEDYQKDFEQMLLRAIQFAGINSNHVVVLSIPDWGITPFADQSGRDQNQIAAEIDAYNQAKKEICEKHEVKYIDITAQYRSVGARPEMLAADGLHPSAELYKLWTEKLYEHIQTLNF from the coding sequence ATGAAATTAACCCTAATCAGCTTGGCACTTCTGAGTATTTTTTCCTGCTCCAGTACCAAGTCCATGCAACCTGATAACACCCCCGACCCGATGAATCCTGAAATTCCTGACACTTCAAATCAACTTACCTACCTGGCACTGGGCGACAGCTACACCATTGGTGAAGGGGTCAGTGAATCAGGCAGATATCCAAACCAACTCCTAGCAAGACTCAATGCCGAGAACCCTAAATCCTGGGCAGAGGCTAAAATCATCGCCCAAACCGGCTGGACAGTAGATGAGCTGGACAGAGGAATCAATGCCCAATCCATTGAGGGAGAAATCTACGACCTAGTGACCCTTTCCATAGGGGTCAATAACCAGTACCGAGGCCTAGCAGTGGAAGATTACCAAAAAGATTTTGAGCAAATGCTACTTCGTGCTATCCAATTTGCCGGGATTAACTCAAATCATGTGGTGGTATTATCCATCCCAGATTGGGGAATTACGCCTTTTGCTGACCAAAGTGGCAGAGACCAAAATCAGATTGCGGCAGAAATTGATGCATATAACCAAGCAAAAAAAGAAATTTGCGAAAAACATGAAGTAAAGTACATTGACATTACTGCCCAATACAGAAGTGTAGGTGCCCGACCAGAAATGCTCGCTGCGGATGGCCTGCACCCTAGTGCCGAACTCTATAAGCTTTGGACCGAAAAGCTATACGAACATATCCAAACGCTAAATTTCTAA
- a CDS encoding glycoside hydrolase family 99-like domain-containing protein encodes MYKSVLYSLITVLVVTSLVLIFSEGSSKNLNLNPVNSFETEDKNTLPDQQNTKKEQVGVFYMPSWNTSTDPAVDTDSFWSCLMGREECSSIHNPAIWGPKGRIYNAKYPYEGPFLERKPIKELKGFYKRDDPEVIRKQLEYMKDYGIDFFAYDWFYGRHYYYHLNFGPQSKIYYPKGWKSDPNISGRVAVPGMEEWGDQLQVLLKVNASLPKEEQLKWAINWCDDSHEKWMLWLGIGSPDARARKANYEGEYPDKALYLKVHEKITRLWIDQYFNRADYLTDPNGRPVVYFYFPQDAESRGAFYGLKLKDLLDLSQATAKKAGFPGIKFIAVSSGAMLERERMYGLPTVWKAYDPNKPWEGGEYQNRQLLQEYVPRLKSMGFEGMTAYVYHNFLEKDNKSYADMRETYKGHWNMWSEKFKNDPNFEYQVPAAMGWDMRPAGGTWPQPSGFPSEPQKDQVHSTKSSFTAMLLDAQQTSRKYRSSNGNTVMICCWNEYLEGNYIEPTEGHGFDYLEAIRDVFEK; translated from the coding sequence ATGTATAAATCTGTATTGTATTCCCTGATTACTGTGTTGGTGGTAACATCCTTGGTCCTGATTTTTTCCGAAGGATCTAGTAAAAACCTGAATTTAAACCCTGTTAATTCTTTCGAAACTGAAGACAAAAACACCTTGCCCGACCAGCAAAATACCAAAAAAGAGCAAGTAGGGGTATTTTATATGCCCAGCTGGAACACTTCTACAGATCCTGCTGTGGACACAGATAGCTTTTGGTCTTGCCTAATGGGTAGAGAGGAATGCTCCAGTATTCATAATCCAGCGATTTGGGGACCTAAAGGCAGAATTTATAATGCAAAATATCCTTATGAGGGGCCCTTTCTGGAAAGAAAGCCCATCAAGGAACTCAAGGGGTTTTACAAGCGTGACGATCCAGAAGTGATCAGAAAACAGCTGGAATATATGAAGGACTATGGGATTGACTTTTTCGCTTATGATTGGTTTTATGGTAGACATTACTACTATCACCTGAATTTTGGCCCCCAATCCAAAATCTATTATCCCAAAGGCTGGAAATCCGACCCGAATATAAGCGGAAGAGTAGCTGTACCGGGAATGGAAGAATGGGGAGATCAGCTTCAGGTACTGCTCAAAGTCAATGCCTCACTCCCGAAAGAAGAGCAACTCAAATGGGCTATCAACTGGTGCGATGACAGTCATGAGAAATGGATGCTTTGGCTGGGCATAGGTTCGCCGGATGCCAGGGCTCGAAAAGCAAACTATGAAGGAGAATACCCGGACAAAGCACTTTACCTGAAAGTCCATGAGAAAATCACCCGCTTATGGATAGACCAATATTTCAATAGGGCAGATTACCTGACTGACCCAAACGGTAGGCCAGTTGTATATTTTTACTTTCCGCAGGATGCAGAGTCCAGGGGTGCTTTTTATGGTTTGAAGCTAAAAGACCTGCTTGACCTCTCACAAGCTACCGCAAAAAAAGCAGGGTTTCCCGGTATAAAATTTATTGCAGTAAGTTCTGGTGCCATGCTGGAAAGAGAAAGAATGTATGGATTACCCACAGTCTGGAAAGCCTATGATCCTAATAAACCTTGGGAAGGAGGTGAATACCAAAACAGACAATTACTTCAGGAGTATGTCCCAAGGTTGAAAAGTATGGGATTCGAAGGCATGACTGCTTACGTATATCATAACTTTTTGGAAAAGGACAACAAATCCTATGCAGATATGCGGGAAACCTACAAAGGACACTGGAATATGTGGAGCGAAAAATTCAAGAATGATCCAAATTTCGAATACCAAGTACCGGCAGCGATGGGATGGGATATGCGACCGGCTGGAGGCACTTGGCCGCAGCCAAGCGGATTCCCCAGTGAACCTCAAAAAGACCAAGTTCACAGCACCAAATCCAGCTTCACCGCGATGCTCCTAGATGCACAGCAAACCTCCAGAAAGTACAGGTCCAGCAACGGAAACACTGTCATGATCTGCTGCTGGAACGAGTACCTAGAAGGAAACTACATAGAACCTACCGAAGGCCATGGCTTTGATTACCTAGAAGCCATTCGGGATGTTTTTGAGAAGTAG
- a CDS encoding vWA domain-containing protein, whose protein sequence is MKSLLFQLVFVFLSMNVISQEIKQSSPILLIYDASGSMWAQMEGKTRVEIAREVLSTSINKLPDSQQIGLIAYGHRQKGDCKDVEYLVPLANSDKTKVINEIQKVNPLGMTPLAYSAAMAINELKKSGTKATIILVTDGIESCDGNICQVIQQAKDAGIDFKLHIIGFGLKEEETTELRCAAKSGEGQYFDALNSDGLLTALDQATTETVDFPAGNYGIKVKLNGELIDALIQVLEAGTHTKVSLKRTYRDSVLISLPEGIYDLKIQALENTNLQPILLSGVSADPDEIVYREISFDGGKMVWTTTNNGKPWDCSIKIVDSETQRSVAAGRSYGEPKEFEVNPGTYDVVLLALGISGEKEVTKEKVVIRAGESLSLNHDFQTGTAKIGAVHGSELIDATVYIKEATSKTNVAGMRTYTALSSNHREFILTPGDYEVTVTPVDRAYAGKKEVFQMKVSPGKTVEKTVEF, encoded by the coding sequence ATGAAATCTCTCCTTTTTCAATTGGTTTTCGTGTTTCTATCTATGAATGTGATTTCCCAAGAAATCAAGCAATCATCACCAATCCTATTGATCTATGACGCCAGCGGCTCTATGTGGGCACAAATGGAAGGAAAAACCAGAGTTGAAATAGCCCGGGAGGTGCTTTCCACTTCCATTAACAAACTTCCAGATTCCCAACAAATCGGATTGATCGCTTATGGCCATAGGCAGAAAGGCGATTGTAAGGATGTGGAATACCTCGTACCTCTAGCTAACAGTGATAAAACTAAGGTTATAAATGAAATTCAAAAAGTCAACCCTTTAGGAATGACTCCTCTCGCCTACTCGGCAGCTATGGCGATCAATGAATTGAAAAAATCAGGAACCAAAGCTACTATTATCCTAGTGACAGATGGCATTGAATCTTGCGATGGAAATATCTGCCAGGTTATACAACAAGCAAAAGATGCAGGAATAGACTTTAAGCTTCATATTATAGGATTTGGTTTAAAAGAAGAAGAAACAACTGAACTAAGATGTGCTGCAAAATCCGGTGAAGGCCAATACTTTGATGCACTGAATTCTGACGGACTGTTGACAGCTTTAGATCAAGCTACCACTGAAACTGTAGATTTTCCGGCAGGAAACTATGGAATCAAAGTCAAGCTAAACGGGGAGTTAATAGATGCCTTGATCCAAGTCTTAGAGGCTGGAACACATACAAAAGTTTCCTTAAAAAGAACTTATAGAGATAGTGTATTGATTTCTTTGCCTGAAGGCATCTATGACCTGAAAATACAAGCACTAGAAAACACAAATTTACAACCAATTCTACTATCCGGTGTGTCAGCAGATCCTGATGAAATAGTATATAGAGAAATAAGTTTCGATGGAGGCAAGATGGTATGGACCACAACCAATAACGGAAAACCATGGGACTGCTCTATTAAAATTGTCGATTCGGAGACCCAAAGATCTGTAGCTGCTGGAAGAAGTTACGGTGAACCCAAGGAATTTGAAGTCAATCCAGGAACCTATGATGTGGTACTACTGGCATTGGGCATATCGGGTGAAAAAGAAGTTACCAAAGAAAAAGTAGTCATTCGGGCAGGTGAATCCCTAAGTCTTAACCATGATTTTCAAACTGGAACTGCTAAAATCGGGGCAGTGCATGGATCCGAACTCATAGATGCCACAGTTTATATCAAGGAGGCAACATCCAAAACAAATGTAGCTGGTATGAGAACCTACACTGCCCTGAGTAGCAATCATCGTGAGTTTATCCTCACTCCAGGAGATTATGAAGTTACGGTCACCCCGGTAGACAGAGCGTATGCAGGCAAAAAAGAAGTATTCCAAATGAAGGTGAGCCCCGGAAAAACAGTTGAAAAGACAGTTGAATTCTAG
- the bcp gene encoding thioredoxin-dependent thiol peroxidase, with protein sequence MTLKVGELAPDFEAKIETGETIKLADYRGKKVVLYFYPKDNTPGCTAESCNLRDNYDALIKAGYVVLGVSSDSEKSHQRFIEKQNLPFSLIADTDLKVHEAFGTWQEKKNFGKTYMGTVRTTFIIDEEGKIEEIISKVNTKEHTSQILK encoded by the coding sequence ATGACATTAAAAGTAGGGGAATTGGCCCCAGATTTTGAAGCAAAAATCGAAACAGGAGAAACCATTAAACTAGCTGATTACAGAGGCAAAAAGGTGGTTTTGTATTTTTACCCTAAAGACAATACACCCGGCTGCACAGCAGAATCCTGTAATTTAAGAGACAATTATGATGCCCTGATCAAAGCCGGATACGTGGTACTCGGCGTCAGTTCTGACTCAGAAAAATCTCATCAGCGCTTTATAGAAAAGCAAAACTTACCCTTCTCTCTCATCGCAGATACTGACCTGAAAGTCCACGAGGCATTTGGCACCTGGCAAGAGAAAAAGAACTTCGGTAAAACCTACATGGGTACCGTAAGGACCACCTTTATCATAGATGAAGAAGGAAAGATCGAAGAGATCATCAGCAAAGTAAACACTAAAGAACATACCTCTCAAATACTCAAATAA